GATACCCGCGGCGGCGGCGTCGAAATCTTCGTACAGGCGGAACGGCAGGCTCGGGTCGGTCGGCGGGCTGTCCTTGCGATTCTCCGGCGTGGCGAAAGCGATACCGCCGGCGACGATGCTGGACAGGGATTCGCTGCGCACCTTCACACCGGACAGGTTGGCGTCGATGCTGATGCCGCTGGCGTTCCAGAAACGTGTGTGTTTGCGCACCAGATTAGCGTAGGTCGGTTCGATATAGACCTTGATCTCGACGGTACTCTGGTCTTCGGAGAGCAGGTAACTTTTGACTTGGCCAACCTGGATCTGTTTGTAGAACACCGGGCTGCCACGGTTCAGCGAGCCGAGGCGATCAGCCTTGATGGTCAGGTGCAAGCCGGGCTTGGCGTCGGACAAAGGCGGCTCTTCGGAGAGCGCCTTGAATTTGCGAGTGGGTTCACCGTCACCTGGGCTGGCGGCGATGTAATTACCCGACACCAGGGTTTCCAGGCCGGTGATGCCGGCCAGGCTGACACTCGGCTTGACCAGCCAGAAACGCGTATTGGTCTTGAGGTACTGGTCGACGTCCTTATTCATCTCGATGGTGGCAATAACCCCGCGATTACTGCCCTCGTCGTCCAGGGCCAGGGCTTTGACTTTGCCCACGGGCATGCCTTTGTAAACCACCTCGGTTTTATTGACCTGGATACCTTCGCCGCTTTCAAAGCGGACCTGGATCTCGATGCCCTGCTGGGAATAGGCGCGCCATCCCAGCCAGCCGCCGATAATCAGCGCAATCAGGGGCAACACCCAAATCGCCGACCAGTTGGAGGCCGGGCGGGTTTTAGCTTTTGGCAAATCACTCATGGTCGTCGTCCGACTCCGTGTTATCCCAAATCAGTCGGGGATCGAAAGTTACTGCGGCAAGCATCGTCAAGATGACCACACTGGCGAACGCCGCAGCGCCGAGGTTGGCCTCGACACTGGCAAGCCGCCCAAAGTTTACAACCGCCACCAGAATGGCGATCACGAAGATATCCAGCATGGACCAGCGGCCAATGAATTCGATAAAGCGATACATCACAATGCGTTGTTGCGCGGACAGCGGCTGATGACGCTGCACCGAGAACAGTAGCAGACCAATGCCCACCAGCTTGAAGGTCGGCACCAGGATGCTGGCGATGAACACGACTGCGGCAATCGGGAACATGCCGTGCTGCACCAGTTGGATCACCCCGGCCATGATGGTACTGGGGTCGCCCTGGCCAAGGGAGTTGATAGTCATAATGGGTAACAAATTGGCCGGGATATACAGAATGGCCGCCGTGATCAACAACGCCCAGGTACGAGTGAGGCTGTTAGGACGGCGGGCATGGATCAGCGCACCGCAACGGGTGCAGAGTTGCTCATCGGTGTCCGGCTCTTGCTTGTTCAACTCATGGCATTCGGTACAAATCAGAATGCCTGCATCAATCGCCCGCATGATCATCCTCTCCTGACAGCGCTTGCCAGATCTGGTGGGGCGACATCACCACCTCAAGCAGTACCTGAACCATTAATAGACTCACGAAGCAGACCAAGCCCAGGCCAATCGTGATGGAGGCCATGTCGGCGAGCTTTACGATAGCCACCAGTACGCCCATCAAGTAGACCTCCAACATCCCCCAATCTTTCATGTGATGGTAGATGCGGTACAGCAGCAATCCATAGCTGCGGCCAATCTTCCAGCGAATGCTGAGCAGTACGGCCAGTTGGCAGAGCAGTTTGAGCAAGGGAATCCCCATGCTGCACAGGAACACAACGGCAGCGACGCCTTGCATACCCGTATCAAACAGGCCGACAACGCCGCTCCACACGGTGTCCTCCGAGGACTGCCCGAGTAAATTGAGCTGCATGATGGGTAAAAAGTTCGCGGGGATGTACAGCAACAGCGCGGCGAGTACCAAGGCAAGGCTGCGCTCAACGACATTGTGGCGGTGAGCGTACAGCTCGTAACCGCAACGTGGGCATTGGGCTTTTTCGCCGAGGGCGAGCGTTGGTTTGCGCATCAGCAAGTCGCACTCATGGCACGCCACCAGATCGTCCAGTGGTAAATCCGACACCTCAAGGGCATCAACCGGATCGGGCATAGATAGGGCTCGGGCTCTAAAAAAGGTTAGGTGCCTATTCTAGTGGTCTGGTTCAGAAATAACTGTGCAAATTTGTCGGCGGATTCGGCGCTGTTTGGCTTTCCGACCGCCCAAAACAAAACCCCTGTTTGCGTTAGCAAACAGGGGTTCTGGAATTTAATCTTGACGATGACCTACTCTCACATGGGGAAACCCCACACTACCATCGGCGATGCATCGTTTCACTACTGAGTTCGGGATGGGATCAGGTGGTTCCAATGCTCTATGGTCGTCAAGAAATTCGGGTACTGAGTCGTGACCAGCTGGCCTCGCTTCAGCAAATTGGGTATGTGATAGCTTTCGGTGTTTGTAAGCGTCGAACTTTCGGTTCATTTCGTCTTCACACACCGCAATCTGGTGCCTTCTCAGGTCAGCAAATTGCTTGGGTGTTATATGGTCAAGCCTCACGGGCAATTAGTATTGGTTAGCTCAACGCCTCACAGCGCTTACACACCCAACCTATCAACGTCGTAGTCTTCGACGGCCCTTCAGGGAACTCAAGGTTCCAGTGAGATCTCATCTTGAGGCTAGTTTCCCGCTTAGATGCTTTCAGCGGTTATCTATTCCGAACATAGCTACCCGGCAATGCCACTGGCGTGACAACCGGAACACCAGAGGTTCGTCCACTCCGGTCCTCTCGTACTAGGAGCAGCCCCTCTCAAATCTCAAACGTCCACGGCAGATAGGGACCGAACTGTCTCACGACGTTCTAAACCCAGCTCGCGTACCACTTTAAATGGCGAACAGCCATACCCTTGGGACCGGCTTCAGCCCCAGGATGTGATGAGCCGACATCGAGGTGCCAAACACCGCCGTCGATATGAACTCTTGGGCGGTATCAGCCTGTTATCCCCGGAGTACCTTTTATCCGTTGAGCGATGGCCCTTCCATACAGAACCACCGGATCACTAAGACCTACTTTCGTACCTGCTCGACGTGTCTGTCTCGCAGTCAAGCGCGCTTTTGCCTTTATACTCTACGACCGATTTCCGACCGGTCTGAGCGCACCTTCGTACTCCTCCGTTACTCTTTAGGAGGAGACCGCCCCAGTCAAACTACCCACCATACACTGTCCTCGATCCGGATAACGGACCTGAGTTAGAACCTCAAAGTTGCCAGGGTGGTATTTCAAGGTTGGCTCCACGCAGACTGGCGTCCACGCTTCAAAGCCTCCCACCTATCCTACACAAGCAAATTCAAAGTCCAGTGCAAAGCTATAGTAAAGGTTCACGGGGTCTTTCCGTCTAGCCGCGGATACACTGCATCTTCACAGCGATTTCAATTTCACTGAGTCTCGGGTGGAGACAGCGCCGCCATCGTTACGCCATTCGTGCAGGTCGGAACTTACCCGACAAGGAATTTCGCTACCTTAGGACCGTTATAGTTACGGCCGCCGTTTACCGGGGCTTCGATCAAGAGCTTCGCGTTAGCTAACCCCATCAATTAACCTTCCGGCACCGGGCAGGCGTCACACCCTATACGTCCACTTTCGTGTTTGCAGAGTGCTGTGTTTTTAATAAACAGTCGCAGCGGCCTGGTATCTTCGACCGGCATGAGCTTACGGAGCAAGTCCTTCACCCTCACCGGCGCACCTTCTCCCGAAGTTACGGTGCCATTTTGCCTAGTTCCTTCACCCGAGTTCTCTCAAGCGCCTTGGTATTCTCTACCCAACCACCTGTGTCGGTTTGGGGTACGGTTCCTGGTTACCTGAAGCTTAGAAGCTTTTCTTGGAAGCATGGCATCAACCACTTCGTTAACTAAAAGTTAACTCGTCATCAGCTCTCGGCCTTAAGATCCCGGATTTACCTAAGATCTCAGCCTACCACCTTAAACTTGGACAACCAACGCCAAGCTGGCCTAGCCTTCTCCGTCCCTCCATCGCAATAACCAGAAGTACAGGAATATTAACCTGTTTTCCATCGACTACGCTTTTCAGCCTCGCCTTAGGGACCGACTAACCCTGCGTCGATTAACGTTGCGCAGGAAACCTTGGTCTTTCGGCGTGGGTGTTTTTCACACCCATTGTCGTTACTCATGTCAGCATTCGCACTTCTGATACCTCCAGCAAGCTTCTCAACTCACCTTCACAGGCTTACAGAACGCTCCTCTACCGCATCACTTACGTGATACCCGTAGCTTCGGTGTATGGTTTGAGCCCCGTTACATCTTCCGCGCAGGCCGACTCGACTAGTGAGCTATTACGCTTTCTTTAAAGGGTGGCTGCTTCTAAGCCAACCTCCTAGCTGTCTAAGCCTTCCCACATCGTTTCCCACTTAACCATAACTTTGGGACCTTAGCTGACGGTCTGGGTTGTTTCCCTTTTCACGACGGACGTTAGCACCCGCCGTGTGTCTCCCATGCTCGGCACTTGTAGGTATTCGGAGTTTGCATCGGTTTGGTAAGTCGGGATGACCCCCTAGCCGAAACAGTGCTCTACCCCCTACAGTGATACATGAGGCGCTACCTAAATAGCTTTCGAGGAGAACCAGCTATCTCCGAGCTTGATTAGCCTTTCACTCCGATCCACAGGTCATCCGCTAACTTTTCAACGGTAGTCGGTTCGGTCCTCCAGTTAGTGTTACCCAACCTTCAACCTGCCCATGGATAGATCGCCCGGTTTCGGGTCTATTCCCAGCGACTAGACGCCCTATTAAGACTCGCTTTCGCTACGCCTCCCCTATTCGGTTAAGCTCGCCACTGAAAATAAGTCGCTGACCCATTATACAAAAGGTACGCAGTCACCCAACAAAGTGGGCTCCCACTGCTTGTACGCATACGGTTTCAGGATCTATTTCACTCCCCTCTCCGGGGTTCTTTTCGCCTTTCCCTCACGGTACTAGTTCACTATCGGTCAGTCAGTAGTATTTAGCCTTGGAGGATGGTCCCCCCATATTCAGACAAAGTTTCTCGTGCTCCGTCCTACTCGATTTCATGACTAAGAGATTTTCGCGTACAGGGCTATCACCCACTATGGCCGCACTTTCCAGAGCGTTCCGCTAATCTCAAAGCCACTTAAGGGCTAGTCCCCGTTCGCTCGCCACTACTAAGGGAATCTCGGTTGATTTCTTTTCCTCAGGGTACTTAGATGTTTCAGTTCCCCTGGTTCGCCTCTTGCACCTATGTATTCAGTACAAGATAACCATCTTATGATGGCTGGGTTCCCCCATTCAGACATCTCCGGATCAAAGTCTGTTTGCCGACTCCCCGAAGCTTTTCGCAGGCTACCACGTCTTTCATCGCCTCTGACTGCCAAGGCATCCACCGTATGCGCTTCTTCACTTGACCATATAACCCCAAGCAATCTGGTTATACTGTGAAGACAACATTCGCCGAAAATTCGAATTTCTCAACTAAGAGAACTCACAAATTTTACCTTAGCCTGATCCGTTACCAGTGAAAGTAACGTTCAGTCTATCTTTCTATCACATACCCAAATTTTTAAAGAACGATCTAATCAAAGACTAGAAATCAACATTCACCATCAACCTGATGGAATGCTCATTTCTAAGCTTTCAAAACTTCAGAAGCAGTAGTGGTGGAGCCAAACGGGATCGAACCGTTGACCTCCTGCGTGCAAGGCAGGCGCTCTCCCAGCTGAGCTATGGCCCCGTATTTCTACAGGCGTTTCCCACACAAAATTGGTGGGTCTGGGCAGATTCGAACTGCCGACCTCACCCTTATCAGGGGTGCGCTCTAACCAACTGAGCTACAGACCCAATTTCGGGCTGCTTCTTATCGTCTTCTTCAATGAATCAAGCAATTCGTGTGGGAACTTATGGAGCAGCTGATGTCGTCGATTAAGGAGGTGATCCAGCCGCAGGTTCCCCTACGGCTACCTTGTTACGACTTCACCCCAGTCATGAATCACACCGTGGTAACCGTCCTCCCGAAGGTTAGACTAGCTACTTCTGGTGCAACCCACTCCCATGGTGTGACGGGCGGTGTGTACAAGGCCCGGGAACGTATTCACCGCGACATTCTGATTCGCGATTACTAGCGATTCCGACTTCACGCAGTCGAGTTGCAGACTGCGATCCGGACTACGATCGGTTTTATGGGATTAGCTCCACCTCGCGGCTTGGCAACCCTCTGTACCGACCATTGTAGCACGTGTGTAGCCCAGGCCGTAAGGGCCATGATGACTTGACGTCATCCCCACCTTCCTCCGGTTTGTCACCGGCAGTCTCCTTAGAGTGCCCACCATTACGTGCTGGTAACTAAGGACAAGGGTTGCGCTCGTTACGGGACTTAACCCAACATCTCACGACACGAGCTGACGACAGCCATGCAGCACCTGTCTCAATGTTCCCGAAGGCACCAATCTATCTCTAGAAAGTTCATTGGATGTCAAGGCCTGGTAAGGTTCTTCGCGTTGCTTCGAATTAAACCACATGCTCCACCGCTTGTGCGGGCCCCCGTCAATTCATTTGAGTTTTAACCTTGCGGCCGTACTCCCCAGGCGGTCAACTTAATGCGTTAGCTGCGCCACTAAAAGCTCAAGGCTTCCAACGGCTAGTTGACATCGTTTACGGCGTGGACTACCAGGGTATCTAATCCTGTTTGCTCCCCACGCTTTCGCACCTCAGTGTCAGTATTAGTCCAGGTGGTCGCCTTCGCCACTGGTGTTCCTTCCTATATCTACGCATTTCACCGCTACACAGGAAATTCCACCACCCTCTACCATACTCTAGTCAGTCAGTTTTGAATGCAGTTCCCAGGTTGAGCCCGGGGATTTCACATCCAACTTAACAAACCACCTACGCGCGCTTTACGCCCAGTAATTCCGATTAACGCTTGCACCCTCTGTATTACCGCGGCTGCTGGCACAGAGTTAGCCGGTGCTTATTCTGTCGGTAACGTCAAAACAATCACGTATTAGGTAACTGCCCTTCCTCCCAACTTAAAGTGCTTTACAATCCGAAGACCTTCTTCACACACGCGGCATGGCTGGATCAGGCTTTCGCCCATTGTCCAATATTCCCCACTGCTGCCTCCCGTAGGAGTCTGGACCGTGTCTCAGTTCCAGTGTGACTGATCATCCTCTCAGACCAGTTACGGATCGTCGCCTTGGTGAGCCATTACCTCACCAACTAGCTAATCCGACCTAGGCTCATCTGATAGCGCAAGGCCCGAAGGTCCCCTGCTTTCTCCCGTAGGACGTATGCGGTATTAGCGTCCGTTTCCGAACGTTATCCCCCACTACCAGGCAGATTCCTAGGCATTACTCACCCGTCCGCCGCTCTCAAGAGAAGCAAGCTTCTCTCTACCGCTCGACTTGCATGTGTTAGGCCTGCCGCCAGCGTTCAATCTGAGCCATGATCAAACTCTTCAGTTCAAACATCTTTGGGTTTTTAAGAAACCCTAAACTTGGCTCAGCAATCGTTGGTTACATCTTTGATTTCTCGCGGAGCAACTTGTGATGCTGATAATCTTGTTGACTATCAGTCTGACTCCACAAGCACCCACACGAATTGCTTGATTCAGTTGTTAAAGAGCGGTTGGTTAAGATCTTTCGTCTCAACCGAGGCGCGCATTCTACAGCAGCCTCATTTGCTGTCAAGTGATTATTTTCAGAAGTTTTCGAAGATTTCTTCAACAACTTCAACCACTTGCGCTTCCGATCTCTCGTTAGCGGGAGGCGAATTCTACAGCGTTACACGCTGCTGTCAACACCTCTTTTTCTCCGCTTTCGACCGAGAAGATCGAAACGTTAATAGAGCCAAACAACACTGCCCTACCAACTCCTTCTGGGCTTCGATGAACTGAAGCATCTCGCTGTCGAATCTCGCATAACTCTTTGTTTACCAAGGAGTTTTCCGTTTCGACTGCGCCGGAAGTGGGGCGAATTATAGACTTCCAGAATCTGCCGTCAACACCTTTTTTCACATTTCTGTCATATCGGTCAAAAAGCCCCCAGAAACGCGAAAGCCGGCCCCAAGGGGCCGGCTTTCTGCCTACCGTGCCTTACAGGCTAGGGAAGGCAAATTGCGAAGCTTCATGACTGGCCCGTTGCGGCCAGCGCTGGGTAATCGCCTTGCGACGGGTATAGAAACGCACCCCATCCGGCCCATAGGCGTGCAAATCGCCAAACAGCGAACGCTTCCAGCCACCGAAGCTGTGATACGCCACCGGTACCGGCAGTGGAACGTTAACGCCCACCATGCCCACTTCAATCTCGTCACAGAACAGCCGAGCCGCTTCACCGTCACGGGTGAAGATACACGTACCGTTACCGTATTCGTGATCGTTGATCAGCTGCATCGCCGCTTCCAGGCTATCCACCCGCACCACGCACAGCACCGGCCCAAAGATCTCTTCTTTGTAGATACGCATTTCAGGCGTCACATGATCAAACAGACTGCCACCCAGGAAGAACCCCTCCTCGTGGCCAGCAACGCTCAGCCCGCGACCATCCACTACCAACTTGGCGCCCGAAGAAACACCGTCTTCTATATAGCCACTGACTCTGTCCCGCGCCTGGCCCGTCACCAACGGCCCCATATCCAGGCCACAGGATGTGCCTGCACCAATCTTCAATGCCTTGACCTGCGGTACCAGCTTGGCGATCAACGCATCCGCCACTTGATCACCCACGCACACGGCCACCGAGATCGCCATGCAACGCTCACCACAGGAACCATAAGCCGCGCCCATCAACGCACTCACCGCGTTGTCCAGGTCCGCGTCCGGCATCAGCACCGCGTGGTTCTTCGCCCCACCCAGCGCTTGCACACGCTTGCCGCGCTTGGTCGCTTCGGAATAGATGTACTCGGCAATCGGCGTCGAGCCCACAAAGCTCAGGGCTTTGACTTCCGGTGCTTCGATCAGCGCATCCACCGCGCCCTTGTCGCCATGCACTACGCTCAGCACACCTTTAGGCAGGCCGGCTTCCTGCAGCAACTGAGCAATAAGCAGCGTAGAACTCGGATCACGCTCCGAAGGCTTGAGGATAAAGCAGTTACCGCAGACGATCGCCAGCGGGTACATCCACAACGGCACCATCGCCGGGAAGTTGAACGGCGTGATACCCGCCACCACGCCCAGCGGCTGGAAATCCGACCACGCGTCAATATTCGGTCCTACGTTGCGGCTGTACTCGCCCTTCAGAATCTCCGGCGCCGAGCACGCGTACTCCACGTTCTCGATCCCGCGCTTCAATTCGCCCGCAGCGTCTTCCAGGGTCTTGCCATGCTCTTCGCTGATCAGCTGCGAGATACGCGCTTCGTTCTGCTCCAGCAATTGCTTGAAACGAAACATCACCTGGGCACGCTTGGCCGGCGGCGTATTACGCCAGGCCGGGAACGCCGCCTTGGCCGAGTCGATCGCCTGTTGAATAGTTTCACGACTGGCCAACGGCACCTGGTGAATCACCTGGCCGGTGGACGGGTTATACACGTCGGCGCTACGGCCACTGTCATTGACCAACTCACCGTTGATCAAATGTTGGATAAGGCTCATGCAGGGCTCCTGAAAAGTTGTTCTATATAGAAGGAGAAATCAGTCGATCTTGTTCAGCACTTGGCCGACCGCGTCGAACAGGCGATCCAGGTCCTGCGGCTTGCTGTTGAAGGTTGGCCCGAACTGCAGGGTGTCGCCGCCAAAGCGCACGTAGAAACCGGCTTTCCACAAGGCCATGCCAGCCTCGAATGGACGCACGATGGCATCACCGTCACGCGGGGCAATCTGGATCGCA
The genomic region above belongs to Pseudomonas poae and contains:
- a CDS encoding paraquat-inducible protein A, encoding MRAIDAGILICTECHELNKQEPDTDEQLCTRCGALIHARRPNSLTRTWALLITAAILYIPANLLPIMTINSLGQGDPSTIMAGVIQLVQHGMFPIAAVVFIASILVPTFKLVGIGLLLFSVQRHQPLSAQQRIVMYRFIEFIGRWSMLDIFVIAILVAVVNFGRLASVEANLGAAAFASVVILTMLAAVTFDPRLIWDNTESDDDHE
- a CDS encoding CoA-acylating methylmalonate-semialdehyde dehydrogenase, whose product is MSLIQHLINGELVNDSGRSADVYNPSTGQVIHQVPLASRETIQQAIDSAKAAFPAWRNTPPAKRAQVMFRFKQLLEQNEARISQLISEEHGKTLEDAAGELKRGIENVEYACSAPEILKGEYSRNVGPNIDAWSDFQPLGVVAGITPFNFPAMVPLWMYPLAIVCGNCFILKPSERDPSSTLLIAQLLQEAGLPKGVLSVVHGDKGAVDALIEAPEVKALSFVGSTPIAEYIYSEATKRGKRVQALGGAKNHAVLMPDADLDNAVSALMGAAYGSCGERCMAISVAVCVGDQVADALIAKLVPQVKALKIGAGTSCGLDMGPLVTGQARDRVSGYIEDGVSSGAKLVVDGRGLSVAGHEEGFFLGGSLFDHVTPEMRIYKEEIFGPVLCVVRVDSLEAAMQLINDHEYGNGTCIFTRDGEAARLFCDEIEVGMVGVNVPLPVPVAYHSFGGWKRSLFGDLHAYGPDGVRFYTRRKAITQRWPQRASHEASQFAFPSL
- a CDS encoding paraquat-inducible protein A yields the protein MPDPVDALEVSDLPLDDLVACHECDLLMRKPTLALGEKAQCPRCGYELYAHRHNVVERSLALVLAALLLYIPANFLPIMQLNLLGQSSEDTVWSGVVGLFDTGMQGVAAVVFLCSMGIPLLKLLCQLAVLLSIRWKIGRSYGLLLYRIYHHMKDWGMLEVYLMGVLVAIVKLADMASITIGLGLVCFVSLLMVQVLLEVVMSPHQIWQALSGEDDHAGD